One Prunus dulcis chromosome 8, ALMONDv2, whole genome shotgun sequence DNA window includes the following coding sequences:
- the LOC117637520 gene encoding F-box/LRR-repeat protein 17: MQQQRHHHQSHFSAAGPTTPFGSTAVAPTASSEAKRGKRRGSYNCGRCGQPKKGHSCHLPAADEAFVADVQSPSDLSVPPLPPRKPYSHLRRALSFDDDVDSSGWGGGGGGDFDSPDPDPDEIDDLVVDSESGTGLCGLPASCLWDILKRLPPPELLSAAMVCKGWRETTRRLWKAAEMLRIRVPARAQVGLVGSVLQKCPALVNLSLRMESDVDATLLAWITFSCPNLEFLEITTSETAINRITGDELGRFVGDRRLLKSLKMEGCSNLGGFALSSSSLSTIWFSGLHSLSKMVFNCPNLKEISVDFSSHENDNTDLVTMVDALGRNCPRLQNIHIASIQLSNAVVLALTAAQLRGLRMLSLVLGSDITDASVAAIASSYPNLELLDLSGSSITDSGIGMICNVFPDTLSRLLVALCPNISASFIQFATAQLPLLELLDCGMTICDPNSLDSTSEETTGLELAQTSNAKVHLSYQKLIIKHGRLKKLSLWGCSGLDALYLNCPEVKDLNLNSCKNLYPERLVLQCPNLENVHASGCQELLVGAIQSQVNNNFAGVDSLLPCKRLADGSKRVRVPHFLSAQSSEDDKKRRRVERLKCNVHVF; encoded by the exons ATGCAGCAACAgcgccaccaccaccagtcGCATTTCTCCGCCGCAGGCCCCACCACCCCGTTCGGGTCCACCGCCGTGGCACCCACCGCCAGCTCCGAGGCCAAGCGCGGCAAGAGGCGAGGTAGTTACAACTGCGGCCGGTGTGGCCAGCCCAAGAAGGGCCACTCCTGCCACCTACCCGCCGCCGATGAAGCCTTCGTCGCCGATGTTCAATCTCCGTCCGATCTCTCAGTTCCCCCTCTGCCTCCACGTAAGCCCTACTCCCACCTCCGCCGGGCGCTGTCGTTCGACGACGATGTTGATAGCTCTGGATGGGGCGGAGGAGGTGGCGGCGATTTTGACTCACCGGATCCCGACCCCGATGAGATCGATGACCTTGTGGTGGATTCGGAGTCGGGTACGGGTTTATGCGGTCTGCCTGCGAGCTGTCTTTGGGATATTTTGAAGAGGCTGCCGCCGCCGGAGCTGTTGTCGGCGGCAATGGTGTGCAAGGGGTGGAGGGAGACGACGAGGAGGCTGTGGAAGGCTGCAGAAATGCTTAGGATTAGGGTTCCGGCGAGGGCTCAGGTCGGGCTTGTTGGATCGGTGTTGCAAAAGTGCCCGGCCCTCGTTAACCTATCTCTTAGAATGGAAAG TGATGTGGATGCAACATTGCTGGCCTGGATCACATTTTCGTGCCCAAATCTTGAATTCCTGGAGATCACTACTTCTGAAACGGCTATCAATCGAATCACTGG TGATGAGCTGGGTCGTTTTGTTGGTGATAGAAGATTACTGAAAAGCCTTAAGATGGAAGGTTGTTCTAATTTAGGCGGATTCGCTCTTTCTTCATCAAGTCTTTCTACAATTTGGTTTTCTGGTCTTCACTCCCTTTCTAAGATG GTTTTTAATTGCCCCAATCTAAAAGAGATTTCTGTAGACTTTTCTAGCCATGAAAATGATAATACCGATCTTGTCACCATGGTTGATGCTCTGGGAAGGAACTGCCCAAGGTTACAAAACATACACATTGCATCAATCCAGCTTTCCAATGCTGTTGTTCTTGCCCTTACAGCTGCACAATTAAG GGGGTTGAGAATGCTTTCTCTTGTTCTTGGATCTGATATCACTGATGCTTCTGTTGCTGCCATTGCTTCAAGTTACCCAAACTTAGAATTGCTTGACCTGAGTGG ATCTAGCATCACTGATAGTGGCATTGGAATGATTTGCAATGTATTCCCTGATACTCTTTCAAGACTACTGGTTGCTCTTTGTCCTAACATCAGTGCAA GTTTTATTCAATTCGCCACAGCTCAACTGCCTCTTCTTGAACTCCTGGACTGTGGCATGACCATATGTGATCCCAACTCTCTGGATTCAACATCCGAGGAAACCACTGGCCTTGAATTGGCACAAACATCCAATGCTAAAGTACACCTTAGTTACCAGAAGCTGATCATTAAACATGGCCGGCTGAAAAAACTCAGCTTGTGGGGCTGTTCTGGCTTAGAT GCTCTATATTTAAACTGCCCTGAAGTTAAAGATCTGAATTTGAATTCTTGCAAAAATTTGTACCCAG AGAGATTGGTGCTTCAGTGCCCCAATTTAGAAAATGTGCATGCATCAGGTTGTCAAGAATTGTTGGTTGGGGCCATCCAAAGCCAG GTCAATAATAACTTTGCTGGTGTGGATAGCTTATTACCATGTAAACGTCTAGCCGATGGCTCAAAGAGGGTTCGGGTGCCACATTTTCTTAGTGCACAG TCATCCGAGGACGATAAGAAGCGAAGAAGGGTTGAGAGGCTGAAATGCAATGTGCATGTGTTCTGA
- the LOC117637269 gene encoding putative uridine kinase C227.14, with amino-acid sequence MEVSLSSATSRGYTYHPSPEPFLLKRVNLPIWDRHLLYLSSTRVRPQTLFVQKGPHSAKDNSVKVVCCLKREATVVVEGRCIDEVYDALAERLVPTAAAMSNPNLKYIVGLAGSPGSGKSTIASEVARRVNRLWPQKACALDSQVSPPDMAAVIPMDGFHLYCSQLDAMENPEEAHARRGAPWTFNPELLLKSLKTLRSQGSVYAPSFDHGVGDPVEDDIFVSLQHKVVIVEGNYLLVDDGIWKEISAVFDEKWFVEIDIDKAMERVRMRHILTGKPPDVAKWRIEYNDRPNAEKVNKSKKNADLIIRSIDY; translated from the exons ATGGAGGTCTCTCTGTCTTCGGCAACCTCGAGAGGTTACACATATCACCCATCACCAG AGCCGTTTCTGCTTAAAAGAGTGAATCTTCCTATTTGGGATCGTCATTTATTGTACCTCTCTTCAACCAGAGTAAGACCACAAActttatttgttcaaaaaGGACCCCACTCTGCCAAGGATAACTCGGTGAAG GTTGTATGTTGTCTAAAGAGGGAAGCTACCGTAGTCGTCGAGGGCAG GTGTATAGATGAAGTATATGATGCTTTGGCCGAACGCCTTGTTCCTACAGCAGCAGCAATGTCAAATCCAAATTTGAA GTATATTGTTGGTTTGGCTGGGTCTCCTGGATCTGGAAAGAGCACTATTGCATCTGAAGTAGCGCGACGTGTAAACAGATTATGGCCCCAGAAAGCTTGTGCATTGGATTCTCAAGTTAGTCCTCCAGACATGGCTGCAGTTATTCCCATGGATGGGTTCCATCTTTATTGTTCCCAGCTGGATGCAATGGAG AATCCTGAGGAGGCTCATGCAAGAAGGGGAG CTCCATGGACCTTTAACCCTGAGCTACTACTCAAGTCTCTCAAGACTCTGAGAAGTCAG GGATCAGTTTATGCACCGTCATTTGACCATGGTGTTGGAGATCCAGTAGAAGATGATATCTTTGTGAGCCTTCA ACATAAAGTGGTCATAGTAGAAGGAAATTATTTATTGGTAGATGATGGGATTTGGAAGGAAATATCAGCCGTGTTCGATGAGAAGTG GTTTGTTGAGATTGACATTGATAAAGCTATGGAACGAGTTCGAATGAGACACATCTTAACGG GAAAGCCCCCAGATGTTGCTAAATGGCGG ATTGAGTACAACGACCGGCCAAATGCCGAGAAAGTaaacaaatcaaagaagaatgCCGATTTGATAATTAGGTCAATCGACTATTGA